The Rhododendron vialii isolate Sample 1 chromosome 3a, ASM3025357v1 nucleotide sequence TCCccatataaaaatatatataataaaaaaaatggtttgttTTCGTGCCCCAAGGACTTTGATACGTGCTTACTCTACGTTTATTCGTTTTCCGTTTTCTTCTAAAATGCTGATGACTTTGAGAGTTGAATTGTTGTTTCACATTGCTTATCAAGTTTTACTGATAACCATTTCAGTAGTTAATTTGATTGCCACCCAATGGCCACATCAAACCTATGGCAGTTTCTACTAATAACTATTTTGATGTGTTACCCTTTCACTATATATACTCTATCTCACAGTTTCAATTTTCTTAGTTCAATGTATGGAATTGGGTGTAGTATGGCGGGGTGATTGTTTCTTTGTTGAATTATGGACAAATTTTGTTTAAGACAAGGATCACTCCATTCAATAATATCTCATTTGTTTGATATCTTTTTCTTAATAGAGTGatagcctatcaaaaaaaaaaaaattagagaaggATAATTCATTTTATTGGTTTTTAAAacgtgttgtgccgtgccgaAAGAAAATTACCAGTAATACTATATGGTATTCCATTTTAAAAGGAAGGATAAAGTAAAAAGAgattcttcattttttgaatgattcTTCGTACAGGAATCAAAAGTGGAtcttcattttgaaaaaatgcaaaaatgaaacTTGATTGGAGAAGAAGATtctccaaaataaagaaatgaaacgtggttggagatgctctaaatcACCTTTGacctaacctttttttttttaatctcggGGTGTTGTAGTGCACTTCCACATGGTGTAATGCGGCTGATCGGGCCATCCATTTCGTCAACAGACGACTCGAATTTTAATCTGAATAATGAACGATTAAGATTTGTAAGAGCTCGGATTAAATTTGAGTCATCTATGCCGAAATGGACAACCAGATCCTTGTAATGCGGGGGTGGACTACAGCACcccattccattttttttaaaaacattttgggTCTTTTTCGTTGTCTTATATGAATTGTTTTCAATTTCGCTaaatattttttcactttttcaatttctcccATTAGGACGAATCGATGTAATGTAAAATGAGAAAGAACAACCAACCCCTGACCCATGTTGGGGGGCctggggtgctgtagtgcacccgaTCAATCCGGTTGTCTATCTTGGTAATGGACGGCTTGAATTTCCATCCGAATAACAGACGGCTAGGATTTGTACGAGtttggattaaatccaagccgtccacaCCGAGATAGACGGTCGGATTGGCCGCACTATACGGTGTTGAGCGGCGGATGCACTAAAGTCCCTCTGAGTCCCATGTGGGGTACATCTCTAACGAAACTATGAAAAACAGAGGAACATAAAAGGGATATGTGTATTCTtaaaattagtttagttttcgaattgttacaaaaaaaaacgtaaCCCTAACGTCCATAAGATTCAATGAGGAGCATACATCAAAACAGCTACTCCTCTAATACCCAAGACTCGAGGTACCAAAGAAGGAACTGAATTAGACCGATTCTTGAAACTACTGGGGAAGTTCTGTCGATGATCGTTAACTGTTAACTGTTTGAACAAATCACGAACCGAGTTTATATGCGTCTGAATTTGTAAAGGCGCTTCCGTAGTTACATCGTCGATTAAGGATGCCGCATGGTAATTTGCATGGATTATGATTAATTCTGGGGGACTAATTTCTCCATCCGATAGTGGGGCTAAGTAAAATCGAAACAAAGTGCAAGTGAAGTGGCAGACGGCAGACGCAATGTATTCCCATGTACTAGTTCAACTGGGGTTGAAACCTCACTTACTACAACTAACGCGGCTGCTGACTAACTCGAAGCTTCATTGCTCCCTTGCCAGTCAAATCAGCCCTAAACAAACGTTTGGAGATTTGGGTGGTGCTCAACGGCAGCGGTTGTATCAATGAAAATATGGCTGGTGGTGGTACGTAGCTGCGACAATTTGTATTTGGGCAGTGCCGAACAAACTCGGAATTAGAACTTCAGATCATCCTAATGGGTGAAGTTTTTAATTCATGCTAGATCGATTCGTCAATGTTTCCTGAATTTAAGTAAATAGCTAGAATGGTCATTGTCTTTCGTTATGGACCTATATGGTGTTGTGAAATACTATCTTAATACGCTAGTGATACCATCAGGTGACAGACGCATCTCTTCAAGATTATTCCATTCTATTCTAAGTTCTTATCgatgaatttttgaaatccaGTGCGGCATTATAACCTTTCATGATGCGGAAACGAATAGAATAATGCTGCAATGGTTACTTACTCGGTTATAACAACTGCTACAGTATAACACAAGTTGCTGAAACAGAATTGAGAAATATTGCTCCCGGACTTTCATCGTTAGGTTTGGCATCTTTGAGTTCTGCTAATTTGGGGTTGATTGGTTTTATTGCTCAGAGCCTCTTTCTGGAAGTTTGCTGTGCTGAATGCTTTCTCTACCAAGTACCAACCACATACAAATCATGAGGAGGTTAAGAAGGTAACCAGTTCTGAGATTGTTATCCTTTTCCTTTTACATAGCCCGTGCACATCCACCCACACACGAAGAAAGTAAGAACGATATTATTTGCATTCGTGCATGTCTCCTACTCGGCGTCTATGGGTCGAGAGAATTTACAGCAGAGATTGTTCACCTTCATTTTTGCGAGCCACTGTCTGGCGATGTAGAGCAGGCAATTGGTTTGGTATTGCTAGTTTACGTTGTTTGCAAACATTTCCATGCATATTCTAGGATTGGTGAAACCTTTTACAATATAGTGTTCAGAATTTCTGCACTAGTTTTGGTGGTCATATGTGTGGAAAAGTGGCTTCTCTCGACGAGTTGTTGGATTTTGGTCTTTgatgttctctttttttattgttttttttttcttcatgttaTGTGGGTGCAAACAGAGGGGGAATGATTTTCTTAAGCTTTGTTGTTTTGACTACAATATAAAGATTGATAAACATCGGAAACCTACGTCCGTTTTAGCTTTTGGAGCATCTGTGGGCAGAGACTGTAAAAATCATTTCGCCCACCTCACCAGCTAAAGCTGATTTTCTTGACCTTATTTGTAATGACTACAATTGATTGATAAACATCCGAAACCCAACGTTCTCATTAGCTGTTGGAGCATCTGTGGACAGGGAAATCGAAAAATCTTATCCCCCCCCCCCATTGAAAAATCTTTGCCCCCACCTCACCAGCTAAAGCTGATTGATTCGAAATGTAGGTTATCCACCTCACTGGATGAGCAAATTGCTGCAACTTCTTGCCTCATCTTCTTTGGGCCGCTAACAAGAATCCCAATGCTAGATCCTTCACACTCTTGTAGCAATTCtgcattttaaaaaacaatgaaataaagtAGACCTACTTCAGCTACCCCAAAGTCAGATGGCTGGTGATGTAGTACATAGTAATTCTAAGCAGacggaaaagaagaaaaactgtATATAAGAGGAGGTGGTTGAATTTGAGACCTATCAGTTTCGAAAATGGTAACTACTTCATTACTCTGGTGGAGAGTAGAAACATTTTCTGAAATAAGTTGGGAATGTTGTCCATGATAAATTACGATTATGATTTATGAGAAGGTCAATGACGATGAAGGAAGAGAAATTTTGGCATGAAATTTGGCTAATGATAAATGTTGGAAAATAAAAGTAAGGAATCCAGAACCAATATATGGTAACATTTATGTAAAAATGATGGTCCTAACAGGTGCTTCTAAGTGTTGTTTTTTTCGTCATTCTCTAAGGAAGAAACGCCAAAGTTATTACCTTCCTATATATGGAATAGTGCTTTGGAATTACTCATTGCTGTATTTTTGAGTAATGCATTTGGATGAGTTATCCTAATTAATGGTTCTTCTGTAGTTagttaaattcaaaaaaaaagaaaaaagaaaacagggaAAACAGGAATGAAGAGAGTATCTTACTCTTGAAATTAGGCCTTTCACCATAATGCacctttgtgttttgaaaaagggACTCATGAGGAAAGCTTTCCAATTCTCTTTCCCCATTGTAGAGCCATGAACCTGGTCCCGGAGATCCCTTTGGCATTGGCACGTCCACGTTTTGAATCTGTATCATTTCCTTGGCATTCTGTTTTTTGTTCCAAATAAAAGCTGTTGTTGCAGCCAAAGCTACGGAGACACATCCAAACAACATGTTTAGTGCTGATTTTTCCGCGTACGAAAACCTCATGTTGGTGTTATGATCAATAGGGTAAATGTAGTATCTTGTAACAATGCCAATGAGCAGAAGAAATGTGAGAAATGAGGATGAAATAATAGCTCCAAGCCATAACCAGCTGTTGGAGCCTAAAATTGCGGAAACTGGCGCATCCGTGGCACTGGGCTTGAACCATATGGTTTGGAAGAGCTTTTGGTCATCTGAAGTGAGTTCTTTCTCCCTTGTTACGTATGCCTCAATCCGCAAGGGAAATTGGGTAATGTTGTAGTTAGCGTCAGAGACTAGTACGTCTAGCATGGTGAGATCCACAGATTTCTTGAAAGCAGCAATAAGGAGAACCTGTTTCGTGCTGCAACTTCTTGTGCTTGTACTGAAGAGGAGCTCACGAATGATGGAGCAAAAAGGAGTGATGCCACTTCCTCCGCTTATCAACACTAGTGTGTTGTGCCTGCATGGTATATTTCTTCCTCAAGTACATGAATCTTATATGTCTAACCAGGTATTAAAGCTTGCTTGGTTAAGTAGGAGATGACTGGCACTTTAACCTCTTTTACATTGATTATAGATCAAATGGGTGAAATGCAAGTTTTTGGAAACTTCTTGTAGAAGATATATATAGGTTTAAAACTCGGTGTTTGTACCTCCAAGTTGGAACGCTTGTCGTTGGGTTATTTCGTCTATTAAATTCTGTTGCTGAAAATCTTCTCATAATCATTACCGCTATGTTTGGATCATGTATTTGtggagggaaaggaaaataatatgAAAAGCAAGTAATCGGTTTAGTTtactttttttctcattttttcgcGTACCTAATCCTTTCCCTCTATAAATATATGAAGTCCATAATCCAAGTACAGCGGTACATCCAAACTTTGAGAAGGCTTGTTGTTATGCCTTTAACTTACCTGAAAAAATGAGTTGATGCAGGTCCGTAAGGTCCTTCAACAGAGACCTCAAGGTGTTCCGGTGGAATAGGCTGTGAAAGTTGTTGGTACAACAATCGAGACCAGCTTCCTGTACTTTTTATGACGACACTTAACCTGTCTTGGTCGGTATTATTGTTGGAGGTAATGGTAAAAGGATGCCATTGAAGCTTGGAGATTCCTGGCACGTTTATGAACATGCTGCTTGTTGGATTATAACTCAATCCTGAGACCGAAATTTGGAAGAATAAGAGCATAACACATACCAGTAAATTACCATCTCAAAGTCCACTTTTCATGTTCCTAATTACTTCCCCCATCCCCATTTGTTTGTTCCTTTCTCTACTCTAACTAAACATATAAAAAATTCTCTGAAAACTTTATCTACGATAGCTAACAGTAATCATGAAAACAATCTTGATTTTTTCATACGAAAATACATTGTTGAGCTGGCTAAGAGGAGCATTGCCAGAAAAGGACTGACAAATGGCGACACAGTAAAAATCTTTTCTACTTTAAGTGAAGTTACATCCTTTGAACTGGACTTATTTCATGTGACGATTGTGATGAATTACATGAATTTACCTGGGCTTTTAGAGAAGTTGAGCTCGACAGCTTCGCAAGGCAAAATACAAGCAGAAACCAAGCGGGCCTTCTGCTGGGATTGCAAGAAGCGTAGATACCGATCAATCAAGAAGAGGTAGAAACCGGGAAGGGTGATGCAGAAGTAGGAGAAGCCCACATGAAATATGAATAACACAATGAAGATAATATAGAGATAGTGAGTGTAGAAAAAGAGCTCAAAAAATTTGCGCCTGATGCAGGGAAAGCTTGTGCTCCACATGGCTAATCCAGCAAGCAGAGCTACTTCTCCCGCCACATTTGACATCCAAACTTTCTCCCATTTGAGCATCTGCATTACACAAAATTTGTGTGAATCCATTGTTCTCTGCTAGCATGTGTATCACAGGCAATGCACGTGCAGAAACCAGtagaaaagaagaggagaggGCAACCCCATTTGATAGCTTCCTATGCAAGTTACATAGGATGGTTTTGTCTTTCACCCCAAACGCTTACCAAAAGTGGAAGTTAATTCATATGGAAAAATTAGTTCTATTTGGgttttttggaaagaaaagtaCTGTGACACAGCCTAAAAAATGATGTTCAAACCAAAAGGAGTGTTCCTTTATATAGAAATAGATATACATCCCAAGCtcgatatttttgaaaaattttcatatttGTACTTTTGGATGAGAAGTTTTCCTCTGTGGGAAAATTTGTCAACTTATCAATACCAGCAAGGCAGCaacatgatgagattttctcTGTTTGCTTTCGTTTTGTTCTGcattttctcttttcatttcttggGAACATAAACAATGAAGTTAGTGTTTCTTAAAACACGGGTTGTTTCAGAGATTTTACAGATTTTGGAACTATAGCAATATTTGCAGTTTAATTTGCATATGCTTCAGATGGAGAGTGTTGTACCTCAGAAATTTGATTTGTACTAGCCCAGAAGATGATATAACAAAAGCCGTGCGCTGTGAAGAGACTCATTGTAATATGCCCAAGCCAAATGTGATACTTAATGCTCGACTCCGACGTAAGGCCAATGACCCTCATAACCGAAGAACTTCTGGTCACCGGAAAGAAGAGAAATGCTAGACAAATGTTTCCCAAAAGGCCCAGCGTTAGCCCTGCACTTTCTAACTTTGCTTCCCATCTGCCAAAAACAAGTCATCATTTTCCATTTGGGTTCCACTTTAGCTGCTCAATCAAATATGTGGTGTTACAGAAGTACTAACTCAGCAGAAACAAAACCGACCATGACTCACACATATATGTTTTGTTTCCGGTTTTGCAGCCGATTTCTATGTCTGCAGAACTCCATGTATGGAAAAAGTAATGGGTAGTAAATGATTCTAATGTAGAAGTTGTTCTTACACTTTTTCTCCCATCTGGGCCGCGGATTGTCGGGTGATGTTTGCAAACATGCTGTGGATATAGGCAGAGAAAGACCACAAAAGGAGTGCTATGAATGTGGATAGAAAGAACAGTTCTGTCCAAGAAACAATCCCCAAAGGTCCCTTCACAAATGCTGGCCTTCTCCATTGCACTAAACGAGAATTCTTCGCAGTGCTattaagaaaaggaaaggaacgCCAGCAATGAGTTAGGAATACAATCCTTAATCGGTTCTAGATGTGATTTTCAAGTCAAACTCCAGCTGAAATCAGCTCAGGTTGAATTGAACAGTGCGGTGGGCCTACTATCAGGGGCCGCCCAGTCACAGCACCACCAGCTCTAACATGAAAGCTTTGGGGCTTTAGGTGAGATATGATTTGTTTTTAAACACGAGAGATAAAATCGAGGATATTTCATACACTCGCACACAATCATATACGGAGGTATATACAATTTCGACTTCCAAAACATTATTTCCATGAAAGCATGATCATACTCGACCAAACGGGTAATTTTCCCCACTGCCGATCCTATACCCATTTAGTTCGCCTATGTCTGTCTAGAATTGAAATACTATACCTTCCATTGCTGCGACCAACATCTTTCTCTCCTAGATGGAGGTATATACATCCCAAAACAGCAACAAATAGTATTGGGAATGTGTAAATCAGAAAGTTTGTCCCTGCATAGTTGATGAAAAGATTCAGACATTTACATAaaaaccatgtttttttttatcagcgaaaaaaaatgaaatgaagagAATATAGTCTTCCACAGCTAATGGCACATAAATAATGACATGAACAAGAAATCTAACCTTGTCGTCCGAAGTACGTTGAATTAACCTTATCCTGGATATCAGGTAGCCAGTGCTGCCAAAATGTATTAGTGGGCATCATTACCCATATCATTATGTACCCAAGAAAAATCACCATTATCAACAGCCGGATCCCGAATTGTATTGTCTTGATTCCTTCATCAGGAGTTTCTCTTCTTTCCACTgaatccatctctctctctctctctctctctctctctctctctctctctctctctctctctctctctctctctgtgtatgaGTGATGATGGTGCAATGGTGCATGGCTTGAGGACCATATATAGAAAGTTTGAAAtgcaataaccaaatttatttgtAAGAAAAGTATAGTAGCAAACTAGAAAAGGAAATACCGTAATAAGAGGGACTAGGGGGAAAGAATCATTTATCTCGGGCATTTTTACAGAGTGTTCACATCACATGGGATAAGGAAAAGGTGTAGAACACAAAAATGGATTAGCAAGCAATGATATATTTAGGTGTGAACTCCCAATGTCGGTCTTTGTGTAAGTTTTGACTTGTAATTAAGCATTAGGGATACCATTGATGGTGTTTTGTGTTCCTTCCAAAGCAAAGTGTCCTGTGACAaatctattaattatttttccttttttcttttttttgccttCGAACAGTcaatgattttccttttttcttttttttgccttCGAACAGTCAATGATTTTCATAGGCAAAGTTGTGTTTCTgcctttttgggtttttggtagAGCGAATAGGTAGTTCAAGAACACTGCGATACTCTCTGAGCATGATCAGAGGAGCTCCTGGCCGCAAGATTGACTTTAATTAGCCCCGCTAATAGCCAATGAGATTGGTCCTTCAAGGATTAGCTCAGGTGCACGTGAACTTGTTGGagttattcttattttttgttataccACACAAACCCATTTTTATGAATAATTCTCGACCATCATTTTGAAATTAATACATCCATAATAATTTACTTTTTCTAGAACAAAAAGCATATATTTTTCAACCAACTCCGGATGGAAAAACAATAGTGTTCCCAAACCTTTCATTTCTCTAAACTATCAACACAGAAAATGATGCTGACATATGATGGAGTAATAAATTTCCAATTTCTAAGCTTTTGGTAAAACGTACGCAAAAGTCAGTTGACTCGGAGCAAATTTAAATTTGACCATGGAGATCACAAGCAAGTGGAAGAGCGACTTATTGCCAGTAATTCATAGCACAGACCAAAACAAGAGCAACCTAACCAATACGTAACAAGATTCAAAGAGACAGAGATCCGTACAAGAAACTGCCGATAAGATTAGCATTATCGCTTCTTTCTCAGAAATCCAACTAGCTTTGTTTAGTACAATCGAATTCAAAGCCATAATCATGTTAAACTGGTTTAAGTTCTTGCAGCCATGATGTCTGATCCCTAACCGCAAGAAGGTGAATTCTGAAGGGACCTAAAAAGACTCTCCTCCCCATTGTACACATTTCTTTCAGTATCTTAGCAGCTTAGCTAATTTGACGTTCTGACAGATAGAAGGGCGCCATCGTCCTGCTTCTGCTTCTTGGAGCctccattttcttcctccatcgcctttagtttgtttttaatgGCAGCTATTTTAGCACTTCGGCTCGTTTGTCCTGAACTACTGACAGCAACACTCGAAGTCTTCGCCACACCAATTGGTTTAGAAGAAGTCTCAGTTGTTTCCACCAAGTTTTTTTCGCTCGCAAGGCGTACAACCAA carries:
- the LOC131319648 gene encoding ferric reduction oxidase 2-like, encoding MDSVERRETPDEGIKTIQFGIRLLIMVIFLGYIMIWVMMPTNTFWQHWLPDIQDKVNSTYFGRQGTNFLIYTFPILFVAVLGCIYLHLGEKDVGRSNGSTAKNSRLVQWRRPAFVKGPLGIVSWTELFFLSTFIALLLWSFSAYIHSMFANITRQSAAQMGEKVWEAKLESAGLTLGLLGNICLAFLFFPVTRSSSVMRVIGLTSESSIKYHIWLGHITMSLFTAHGFCYIIFWASTNQISEMLKWEKVWMSNVAGEVALLAGLAMWSTSFPCIRRKFFELFFYTHYLYIIFIVLFIFHVGFSYFCITLPGFYLFLIDRYLRFLQSQQKARLVSACILPCEAVELNFSKSPGLSYNPTSSMFINVPGISKLQWHPFTITSNNNTDQDRLSVVIKSTGSWSRLLYQQLSQPIPPEHLEVSVEGPYGPASTHFFRHNTLVLISGGSGITPFCSIIRELLFSTSTRSCSTKQVLLIAAFKKSVDLTMLDVLVSDANYNITQFPLRIEAYVTREKELTSDDQKLFQTIWFKPSATDAPVSAILGSNSWLWLGAIISSSFLTFLLLIGIVTRYYIYPIDHNTNMRFSYAEKSALNMLFGCVSVALAATTAFIWNKKQNAKEMIQIQNVDVPMPKGSPGPGSWLYNGERELESFPHESLFQNTKVHYGERPNFKKLLQECEGSSIGILVSGPKKMRQEVAAICSSSEVDNLHFESISFSW